A stretch of Streptococcus chenjunshii DNA encodes these proteins:
- a CDS encoding HAD family hydrolase has product MTRKIIFLDVDGTLVDYHNRIPESAVTAIRKAREKGHLVYVCTGRSRAEMQPDLWDIGLDGMIGGNGSYVEHKGKVLMHQLISEEDAKAIVDWLHERGLEFYLESNSGLFASEHFKEASRPVLRQYGIQKGKTAAEVAEQEAEDVLHGLVYGASLYRNDLNKVSFILHSYQDYLDAKQAFPNLKVGTWGGRGETALFGDLGVKDITKAHAIDVLLEYLDAGKKDTVAFGDAKVDIPMLEYCEIGVSMGNGGPEILAMADMVTDDVEEDGLYNAFEKLGLI; this is encoded by the coding sequence ATGACGAGGAAAATTATTTTTCTGGATGTAGACGGCACTTTGGTTGATTATCATAACCGTATTCCTGAATCCGCAGTCACAGCTATTCGCAAAGCACGGGAAAAAGGGCATCTCGTTTATGTTTGTACAGGCAGGAGCCGGGCCGAGATGCAGCCTGATCTTTGGGATATCGGTCTTGATGGCATGATAGGCGGCAACGGCTCTTACGTTGAGCATAAGGGAAAGGTTCTTATGCATCAGCTAATCAGCGAGGAAGATGCAAAAGCAATCGTTGACTGGCTGCATGAACGTGGATTAGAATTTTATCTTGAATCTAACAGCGGACTTTTTGCCAGCGAACACTTTAAAGAAGCTTCCAGGCCTGTTTTGCGGCAGTATGGGATTCAAAAAGGGAAGACAGCAGCTGAAGTAGCTGAACAGGAAGCAGAAGATGTCCTGCACGGTTTGGTTTATGGCGCTTCCCTTTACCGGAATGATTTAAACAAAGTCAGCTTTATTTTGCACTCATATCAGGATTATCTTGATGCTAAACAAGCTTTTCCAAACCTCAAAGTGGGGACATGGGGCGGCCGCGGTGAAACAGCATTATTTGGTGACCTTGGTGTTAAGGATATTACCAAAGCGCATGCTATTGATGTTCTTTTGGAATACCTGGATGCTGGTAAAAAGGATACTGTTGCTTTTGGTGATGCCAAAGTTGACATTCCCATGCTGGAATATTGTGAAATTGGTGTTTCCATGGGGAATGGCGGCCCTGAAATCCTAGCTATGGCTGACATGGTGACTGATGATGTCGAAGAAGACGGACTTTATAATGCCTTTGAGAAATTAGGGCTGATTTAG
- a CDS encoding cysteine desulfurase family protein: protein MVYLDNAATTALTPKVIEIMTEVMTDNFGNPSSIHAYGRKANHVLRTARQTIADILRTSERRIIFTSGGTEANNTAIKGYALANQDKGKHIITTAIEHPSVLEPLGYLQKRFGFEITYLKPENGSVTSASLQKALRDDTILVSFMHANNETGDLLPIEEAAKLLKNHQAAFHVDAVQTMGKLPVYPEEVGIDFLSATAHKFHGPKGVGFLYANPLHFDSLLHGGEQEEKRRASTENLIAIAGMAQALADSRKQAKENLTYIQGLKRAFLEALSPASYYLNGSSKQLPHIINIGFPGQNNSILLTQLDLAGFAVSTGSACTAGTVDPSHVLASIYGADSARLQESIRISLSKQNTQEELLQLANKLKEITGT, encoded by the coding sequence ATGGTATATCTCGATAATGCTGCTACTACAGCTCTGACACCGAAAGTCATTGAGATAATGACAGAGGTAATGACTGACAATTTTGGCAATCCATCAAGCATTCATGCATACGGGCGGAAAGCCAATCACGTTCTGAGGACGGCCAGACAGACCATTGCTGACATTTTAAGGACATCGGAAAGAAGAATCATCTTTACTTCCGGCGGAACAGAAGCTAATAATACAGCTATCAAAGGTTATGCTCTCGCCAATCAGGACAAAGGCAAGCATATTATCACTACAGCAATCGAACACCCTTCCGTTCTAGAGCCGCTCGGCTATTTGCAAAAAAGATTCGGCTTTGAAATAACCTATCTCAAACCGGAAAACGGTTCAGTCACAAGCGCTAGTCTTCAGAAAGCACTGAGGGATGATACTATTCTGGTCAGTTTCATGCATGCGAACAACGAAACTGGTGACCTGCTGCCGATTGAGGAAGCGGCTAAGCTTTTAAAAAACCATCAGGCAGCTTTCCATGTTGATGCTGTCCAAACAATGGGGAAGCTGCCGGTCTATCCTGAAGAAGTAGGAATTGATTTCCTATCGGCTACAGCCCACAAATTTCATGGGCCGAAGGGTGTTGGCTTTCTTTATGCCAATCCGCTTCATTTTGACAGTCTGCTTCATGGAGGTGAGCAGGAAGAAAAAAGACGGGCGAGCACAGAGAATCTTATTGCAATTGCTGGAATGGCACAGGCTCTTGCTGACAGCAGAAAGCAGGCAAAAGAAAATCTGACTTATATTCAAGGATTGAAAAGAGCCTTTTTAGAGGCACTCTCTCCTGCTTCCTATTACCTCAATGGCTCTTCAAAACAGCTCCCACACATTATCAATATCGGCTTTCCGGGTCAAAACAACAGTATTTTGCTGACACAGCTTGATTTGGCTGGTTTTGCTGTCTCTACTGGTTCTGCCTGCACTGCCGGTACCGTTGACCCCAGCCATGTGCTTGCCAGCATTTACGGTGCTGATTCTGCCAGACTGCAAGAATCTATTCGCATCAGTTTATCTAAACAAAATACGCAGGAAGAATTGCTGCAGTTAGCAAATAAATTAAAAGAAATAACAGGAACATAA
- a CDS encoding RluA family pseudouridine synthase, with amino-acid sequence MKFDFVADRECKVKTFLKGQGISKSLLAKIKFKGGNIWVNGFEQNAVYLLQAGDTVTIEIPDEEPIDSLKPVKHELDIVYEDDHFLIVNKPYSYPSIPSVLHSNTIANFIKYYYMEQNYPNKRVHIVTRLDKDTSGLMLLAKHGYAHARMDKQLQNKTIEKGYYALVSGSGELPAEGDIIAPIARRSDSMITRCVHQMGKYAHTSYRVVKRYGDVYLLDIRLHTGRTHQIRVHFAHIGFPLLGDDLYGGRMDCGISRQALHCYYLSFRDPFTGQINRQLTDLTDDFDSVIIDLQKNK; translated from the coding sequence ATGAAATTTGATTTCGTTGCTGACAGAGAATGCAAAGTCAAAACCTTTTTAAAAGGGCAGGGAATTTCCAAAAGCCTACTGGCCAAAATCAAATTCAAAGGCGGCAATATCTGGGTAAACGGCTTTGAACAAAATGCCGTTTATTTGCTGCAGGCAGGCGATACAGTGACCATTGAAATTCCTGATGAAGAACCGATTGACAGTTTGAAGCCTGTGAAGCATGAGTTGGATATTGTCTATGAGGATGATCATTTTTTGATTGTGAATAAACCTTATTCTTACCCCAGTATTCCCAGTGTTTTACATTCCAATACAATAGCTAATTTTATTAAATACTATTATATGGAACAGAATTATCCTAATAAACGGGTTCATATTGTCACCCGGCTCGATAAAGATACAAGTGGTTTAATGCTCTTAGCCAAGCATGGCTATGCTCATGCCAGAATGGATAAACAGCTTCAGAATAAGACGATTGAAAAAGGGTATTATGCCCTAGTTTCTGGTTCAGGAGAACTGCCAGCAGAGGGTGATATCATTGCTCCCATTGCCAGAAGAAGCGACAGCATGATTACCCGCTGTGTCCATCAAATGGGAAAATATGCCCATACAAGCTATAGAGTCGTCAAACGATATGGGGATGTCTACCTTCTAGACATTCGCCTGCATACAGGGCGGACTCATCAGATTCGAGTGCATTTTGCACATATCGGTTTTCCCCTTTTGGGAGACGATTTGTACGGCGGACGAATGGACTGCGGGATAAGCCGGCAGGCACTTCATTGCTATTATTTATCTTTTAGGGATCCTTTTACTGGTCAGATCAACCGTCAGCTGACGGACTTGACAGATGATTTTGATAGCGTTATCATAGATTTACAAAAAAATAAATAG
- a CDS encoding DUF1831 domain-containing protein, which yields MAFTKEVTLDGCKYSYSINSNVKPYTLRDTTFVQNKIGHYELKRLLENIPNSGNGFPLKITVHRDLNAFKLSITDQSGLRPVNIFRSEDNHILQDKFYFLMDSLVERHIFDKTLL from the coding sequence ATGGCATTTACAAAAGAAGTAACGTTAGACGGCTGCAAATACAGCTACAGTATCAATTCAAATGTTAAACCGTATACACTGCGGGATACTACCTTTGTCCAAAATAAAATCGGGCATTATGAATTAAAGCGTCTGCTGGAAAATATTCCTAATTCCGGTAACGGCTTCCCTCTAAAAATAACTGTCCATAGGGACTTGAATGCTTTTAAGCTAAGTATTACCGATCAGTCCGGTTTACGCCCAGTTAATATCTTCCGTTCAGAAGACAACCATATCCTGCAGGATAAGTTTTATTTTTTAATGGACAGCTTAGTCGAACGTCACATTTTTGATAAAACTCTGCTTTAA
- a CDS encoding gamma-glutamyl-gamma-aminobutyrate hydrolase family protein, producing MPKKPIIGITANQRPNPAAEDISWSYVPSGFVNGVRAAGGLPLVLPVGSPETASDYVSMFDKLILIGGQNVDPSFYGEKKQASENDFFKERDIFELALIEETTKQKKAIFSVCRGTQLMNVALGGSLHQDIENHWQDSPADYLSHDMIIKKDSKLADIYGLSSSINSFHHQSINHLASELRVIAKDPKDGTIEAVESINPNMRFLGVQWHPELLYESRKEDLDLFKYVVSEL from the coding sequence ATGCCTAAAAAACCGATAATCGGTATCACCGCTAATCAGCGGCCTAACCCTGCAGCTGAAGATATTTCTTGGTCTTATGTGCCCAGTGGATTTGTCAATGGTGTTAGGGCTGCCGGAGGATTACCGCTTGTCCTTCCGGTCGGCAGTCCCGAAACTGCTTCTGATTACGTGAGTATGTTTGATAAACTGATTCTTATCGGTGGTCAAAATGTGGATCCCAGTTTTTATGGTGAAAAAAAGCAGGCCAGCGAGAATGATTTTTTTAAAGAGCGTGATATTTTTGAACTGGCCTTGATTGAAGAAACGACCAAACAAAAAAAGGCGATTTTCTCTGTTTGCCGCGGGACACAGCTGATGAATGTCGCACTCGGCGGCTCTCTCCATCAAGATATTGAAAACCATTGGCAGGACAGCCCTGCTGATTATCTGTCTCACGATATGATAATCAAAAAAGATAGTAAACTGGCCGATATTTACGGTCTTAGCAGCTCTATTAATTCTTTCCATCACCAAAGTATCAACCACTTAGCCAGTGAACTGCGGGTTATCGCTAAAGATCCTAAAGACGGGACAATTGAAGCTGTGGAATCCATCAATCCCAATATGCGCTTTTTGGGAGTTCAATGGCATCCAGAATTGCTTTATGAATCACGCAAAGAGGATTTGGATCTGTTTAAATATGTTGTTTCTGAACTCTAA
- a CDS encoding SDR family oxidoreductase — MSKIALVTGVSAGFGKAIAEKLAACDYKIIGAARRWDRLQKMREQLGEERFLPLQMDMTKTEEIDRALADLPENWQNIDLLVNNAGLALGLDKAYEADFKDWLTMIQTNIIGLTYLTRQILPQMVKRNRGLIINLGSTAGTVPYPGANVYGASKAFVKQFSLNLRADLFGTQVRVTNIEPGLCEGTEFSNVRFKGDDERAEQLYQGAHAIRPEDIAETVAWISSQPEHLNINRIEMMPVSQSFGPQPVHRF; from the coding sequence ATGTCAAAAATTGCTTTAGTAACAGGGGTGTCTGCAGGTTTTGGCAAGGCTATTGCTGAAAAGCTGGCAGCATGTGACTATAAGATTATTGGAGCGGCCAGAAGATGGGACCGACTTCAAAAAATGAGAGAGCAGCTGGGAGAAGAGCGTTTTTTACCCTTGCAAATGGATATGACGAAGACTGAGGAAATTGACCGCGCTTTGGCTGATTTGCCCGAAAACTGGCAGAATATTGATTTGCTTGTCAATAATGCTGGTTTAGCACTGGGATTAGATAAGGCATATGAGGCTGATTTTAAGGATTGGCTGACCATGATTCAAACAAACATTATTGGTCTGACTTATTTGACACGCCAGATTTTGCCGCAGATGGTAAAAAGAAACAGAGGACTGATTATTAATTTGGGGTCAACTGCAGGAACAGTTCCTTATCCCGGAGCCAATGTGTACGGTGCCAGCAAGGCCTTTGTCAAGCAATTTTCTTTAAATCTCAGAGCTGATCTTTTTGGAACGCAGGTTCGAGTGACTAACATCGAGCCGGGACTCTGTGAAGGCACCGAGTTTTCTAACGTCCGCTTTAAGGGGGATGATGAGCGAGCTGAGCAGCTCTATCAGGGAGCTCATGCAATACGTCCTGAGGATATTGCTGAAACAGTGGCTTGGATAAGCAGTCAGCCGGAACATCTCAATATTAATCGCATTGAAATGATGCCTGTCTCTCAATCCTTTGGGCCTCAGCCGGTTCACAGATTTTAA
- the pta gene encoding phosphate acetyltransferase codes for MSIRSLFGSLREKVVGQNIKIVFPEGDDERVVRAAARLKFEGLVEPIILGDADKVHSLLARLGFADPHYTIINPEDYAGFEEMKQEFLTIRKGKVSPEEADKLLKDVNYFGVMLVKMGLADGMVSGAIHSTADTVRPALQIIKTKPGISRTSGVFLMNRENTDQRLIFADCAINIDPNSQELAEIAVNTADTAKIFDIEPKIAMLSFSTKGSAKAPQVEKVQEAVRLANERHPEISLDGELQFDAAFVPNTAEIKAPGSTVAGHANIFIFPDLQSGNIGYKIAQRLGMFEAIGPILQGLNKPVNDLSRGSSAEDIYKLAIITAAQTLDS; via the coding sequence ATGAGTATCCGTTCTTTGTTTGGCAGCTTACGTGAGAAAGTTGTGGGCCAAAATATCAAAATTGTTTTCCCTGAAGGTGATGATGAACGTGTCGTTCGCGCGGCTGCCCGGCTTAAATTTGAAGGTTTGGTTGAACCGATTATCTTAGGGGATGCAGATAAAGTTCACAGCTTGCTGGCTCGGCTTGGTTTTGCAGATCCGCATTATACGATTATTAATCCCGAAGATTATGCAGGCTTTGAGGAGATGAAACAGGAGTTTCTGACTATTCGCAAAGGGAAAGTAAGTCCTGAAGAAGCAGATAAACTGCTCAAAGACGTCAACTATTTTGGGGTCATGCTGGTTAAGATGGGATTGGCAGACGGAATGGTCTCAGGTGCTATCCATTCTACGGCAGATACTGTCCGCCCTGCTCTTCAGATCATCAAAACAAAACCGGGGATTTCTCGGACATCAGGTGTTTTCCTGATGAATCGGGAAAATACTGACCAGCGGTTAATTTTTGCCGACTGTGCAATTAACATTGATCCTAATTCTCAAGAACTAGCTGAGATTGCGGTTAATACAGCAGATACCGCTAAGATTTTCGATATTGAGCCAAAGATTGCTATGCTCAGTTTTTCAACAAAAGGCAGCGCTAAAGCCCCACAAGTTGAAAAAGTGCAGGAGGCTGTTCGTCTGGCAAACGAACGTCATCCCGAAATTTCTTTAGACGGTGAGCTGCAGTTTGATGCAGCCTTTGTTCCGAATACCGCTGAAATTAAGGCGCCTGGAAGCACAGTGGCAGGACATGCCAATATCTTTATTTTCCCAGATTTACAGTCCGGCAATATTGGCTATAAAATTGCTCAGCGTTTAGGTATGTTTGAGGCGATAGGACCAATCCTTCAGGGACTGAATAAACCGGTTAATGACCTTTCTCGTGGTTCAAGTGCTGAAGATATTTATAAACTGGCTATTATTACAGCGGCTCAGACCCTAGACAGCTAA
- a CDS encoding redox-sensing transcriptional repressor Rex has protein sequence MVIDKSIPNATAKRLSLYYRIFKRFYADNVEKASSKQIADAMGIDSATVRRDFSYFGELGRRGFGYDVTKLMNFFADILNDHSTTNVALVGCGNIGRALLHYRFHDRNKMQIALAFDRDDNELVGTKTSDGIPIYGISAVHDQIQKTDIKTAILTVPSTQAQEVAELLVAAGIKGILSFAPVRLSLPKSVIVQYVDLTSELQTLLYFMNQTD, from the coding sequence GTGGTTATTGATAAATCCATTCCTAATGCGACAGCTAAGCGTCTGTCACTGTATTATCGGATTTTTAAACGCTTTTATGCGGATAATGTTGAAAAAGCCAGCTCAAAACAAATTGCTGACGCTATGGGAATTGATTCTGCTACTGTTCGCCGCGATTTTTCCTATTTTGGAGAACTGGGCAGGCGGGGGTTTGGTTACGATGTCACAAAGCTTATGAACTTTTTTGCTGATATTCTGAATGACCATTCCACAACAAATGTTGCATTAGTAGGCTGCGGTAATATTGGCCGTGCGCTGCTTCATTACCGCTTTCATGACCGAAATAAAATGCAGATCGCCTTGGCTTTTGACAGAGACGATAACGAGCTTGTCGGAACAAAAACCTCTGACGGTATTCCTATCTACGGTATCTCTGCCGTCCATGACCAAATCCAAAAAACTGATATCAAAACTGCTATCTTGACTGTTCCCAGCACTCAGGCTCAGGAAGTGGCTGAATTGCTTGTTGCTGCCGGTATAAAAGGCATACTGAGTTTCGCTCCTGTCCGCCTCAGCCTTCCTAAGTCCGTTATCGTTCAATATGTGGATTTGACAAGTGAATTGCAAACACTGCTTTACTTTATGAACCAAACAGACTAA
- a CDS encoding CYTH domain-containing protein, with product MTHLEIEYKTLLNKDEFKRLTAHFSHIPQITQTNYYFDSHDFSLKAHRMLLRIRTFSDRAELTLKLPKTVGNLEYNHHLTLPQAKEIIKSGHLPPCSIRELIGEQGVNPDDLAVFGHLTTDRRESQTAIGLLALDCNHYTNIKDYELELEVKDADSGKKDFAEFLVQHDIAFKYAKSKIARLTNSLKAVKKLK from the coding sequence ATGACACATTTGGAAATCGAATATAAGACCTTACTCAATAAAGATGAATTTAAGCGCTTGACTGCGCACTTTTCCCACATTCCTCAGATAACACAGACAAATTATTATTTTGATTCTCATGATTTCAGCCTTAAGGCACACCGCATGTTACTGCGGATCCGAACCTTCTCAGATCGGGCAGAGCTGACATTAAAACTGCCTAAAACTGTTGGTAATTTAGAGTACAACCATCATCTGACCCTTCCGCAGGCCAAAGAAATCATTAAATCCGGTCATCTTCCACCTTGCTCAATTCGTGAATTAATTGGAGAGCAAGGCGTTAATCCTGATGATTTAGCTGTTTTTGGCCACCTTACCACAGACAGAAGAGAAAGCCAGACTGCGATTGGGCTTTTAGCGCTGGACTGCAATCATTACACTAATATAAAGGATTATGAGCTGGAACTGGAAGTAAAAGATGCAGACAGCGGAAAAAAAGATTTTGCTGAATTTTTAGTTCAACATGATATTGCTTTTAAATATGCTAAAAGTAAGATTGCCAGACTGACAAACAGCTTAAAAGCTGTTAAAAAGTTAAAGTAA
- a CDS encoding ribose-phosphate diphosphokinase, with protein sequence MAQHHTDRQLKLFSLTSNPEIAEKIADAAGVPLGKMSSRQFSDGEIMINIEETVRGDDIYIIQSTSYPVNDNLWELLIMVDACKRASANSVNVVIPYFGYSRQDRIAASREPITAKLVANMLVKAGVDRVLTLDLHTVQVQGFFDTPVDNLFTIPLFAEYYSTLNLSGEDIVVVSPKNSGIKRARSLAEYLDAPIAIIDYAQDDASREEGYIIGEVAGKKAILIDDILNTGKTLAEAAKILERGGVTAIYAAASHGLFAGGAADILAAAPLKEIIVTDSVSTKERTPENVKYLSASKLIADAIIRIHERKPVSPLFAYTPSSKG encoded by the coding sequence ATGGCCCAACACCACACTGATAGACAGCTCAAGCTCTTTTCACTGACCTCCAATCCCGAAATTGCTGAAAAAATTGCTGACGCAGCCGGCGTTCCTCTTGGGAAAATGTCATCGCGTCAATTTTCAGATGGCGAAATCATGATTAATATTGAAGAAACTGTCCGCGGCGATGATATTTACATTATTCAGTCAACCAGCTACCCTGTCAATGACAATTTGTGGGAACTGCTGATTATGGTCGACGCCTGCAAACGCGCCAGCGCTAATTCAGTAAACGTTGTTATTCCTTATTTTGGTTATTCCCGACAAGATCGGATTGCGGCTTCACGGGAACCTATCACAGCCAAACTAGTTGCTAATATGCTTGTCAAAGCAGGAGTTGATCGTGTATTGACATTGGATCTGCATACTGTTCAGGTACAGGGCTTTTTTGATACTCCTGTAGATAACCTGTTCACCATCCCGCTTTTCGCAGAATACTACTCCACCCTCAATTTATCCGGCGAAGACATTGTTGTTGTCAGTCCCAAAAATTCAGGTATTAAGCGTGCGCGAAGTTTAGCAGAATACCTCGATGCACCGATTGCTATTATTGATTATGCTCAGGATGATGCCTCGAGAGAAGAAGGGTATATCATTGGAGAGGTCGCAGGAAAAAAAGCTATCCTTATTGACGATATTTTAAATACAGGGAAAACCTTAGCAGAGGCAGCAAAAATTTTGGAACGCGGCGGGGTGACGGCTATTTACGCAGCTGCCAGCCACGGTCTGTTTGCCGGCGGCGCTGCAGATATTCTTGCTGCTGCACCGCTGAAAGAAATCATTGTGACTGACTCTGTTTCAACTAAAGAACGAACACCTGAAAATGTGAAATACCTTTCAGCAAGCAAACTTATTGCTGATGCCATTATCCGCATTCATGAGCGAAAACCGGTCAGCCCGCTTTTTGCTTACACGCCATCTAGTAAAGGATAA
- a CDS encoding GTP pyrophosphokinase yields the protein MSAEWEEFLDPYIQTVGELKIKLRGIRKQFRKQNRHSPIEFVTGRVKSVESIQEKMLMRSIKQENIAQDIQDIAGLRIMVQFVDDVDEVLDLLRQRHDMKIVQERDYINHMKPSGYRSYHVVIEYPVDTIQGQKTVLAEIQIRTLAMNFWATIEHSLNYKYKGEFPQEIKQRLETTAKIAYELDEEVRKIREDIREAQLLFDPESRKLNDGVGNSDDTDEYYR from the coding sequence ATGTCTGCTGAATGGGAAGAGTTTTTGGACCCTTATATTCAAACAGTCGGTGAGTTAAAAATTAAACTGCGGGGAATCCGCAAGCAGTTCAGAAAGCAAAATCGTCACTCCCCGATTGAATTTGTCACCGGTCGGGTCAAATCGGTGGAAAGTATTCAGGAAAAAATGCTTATGCGCAGTATCAAACAGGAAAATATCGCCCAAGATATACAAGACATTGCCGGCTTGAGGATTATGGTGCAGTTTGTAGATGATGTCGATGAGGTTCTTGATTTACTGAGGCAAAGGCATGATATGAAGATAGTACAGGAACGTGATTATATCAACCATATGAAGCCAAGCGGCTACCGTTCTTATCATGTTGTAATTGAGTATCCTGTTGATACGATTCAGGGGCAGAAGACGGTGCTGGCAGAAATTCAAATTCGGACACTTGCCATGAATTTCTGGGCCACAATCGAACATTCCCTGAATTATAAATATAAAGGCGAATTTCCTCAGGAAATTAAACAGCGATTGGAAACGACAGCTAAAATCGCTTATGAACTTGATGAAGAAGTAAGGAAAATACGCGAAGATATCAGAGAAGCCCAGCTTCTCTTTGATCCGGAAAGCCGAAAGCTAAATGATGGTGTAGGAAACAGTGATGACACAGATGAATATTACAGGTAG
- a CDS encoding NAD kinase, whose translation MTQMNITGRKDMMRVAIIANGKYQSRRIAAKLFAVLKDDPDFYLSKKNPDVVISIGGDGMLLSAFHKYEKELGHVRFVGVHTGHLGFYTDYRDFEIDKLIENLRRDRGEKVSYPILKVKIKLDSGREIENLALNEATVKRIEKTMVADVIINHVKFERFRGDGISVSTPTGSTAYNKSLGGAVLHPTVEALQLTEISSLNNRVFRTLGSSVIVPKKDKIEIVPKRLGSYTISVDNSTLHYKNVVKIEYCISSEQISFVATPSHTSFWERVKDAFIGDFDS comes from the coding sequence ATGACACAGATGAATATTACAGGTAGAAAAGACATGATGCGTGTTGCTATCATCGCTAATGGGAAATACCAAAGCCGACGGATAGCAGCTAAACTTTTTGCAGTTTTAAAGGACGATCCGGATTTTTACTTATCCAAAAAAAATCCGGATGTTGTGATTTCTATTGGCGGCGACGGGATGCTTTTATCTGCTTTTCATAAATATGAAAAAGAGCTCGGTCATGTCCGCTTTGTTGGGGTACATACAGGGCATCTCGGTTTTTATACAGACTACCGGGATTTTGAAATCGATAAGCTTATTGAAAATCTGCGCAGAGACAGAGGTGAAAAAGTCTCTTATCCTATTTTAAAAGTCAAAATAAAATTGGACAGCGGCCGTGAAATTGAGAATCTAGCTTTAAATGAAGCTACGGTTAAACGGATTGAAAAAACTATGGTTGCCGATGTGATTATCAACCATGTCAAATTTGAACGTTTCCGCGGTGACGGTATTTCAGTCTCCACCCCGACAGGCAGCACGGCATATAATAAATCGCTGGGCGGAGCAGTTCTGCATCCTACTGTTGAAGCCTTGCAGCTGACTGAGATTTCCAGTCTCAACAATCGGGTTTTCAGAACATTAGGTTCGTCAGTGATTGTTCCCAAAAAGGATAAAATTGAAATTGTCCCTAAACGTCTGGGCAGTTACACTATATCAGTTGACAACAGCACCCTGCATTACAAAAATGTTGTTAAAATCGAGTACTGTATCAGTTCTGAACAGATCAGTTTTGTAGCCACACCGAGCCATACCAGCTTTTGGGAACGGGTCAAGGATGCCTTTATAGGAGACTTTGATTCATGA